From one Mytilus edulis chromosome 1, xbMytEdul2.2, whole genome shotgun sequence genomic stretch:
- the LOC139529153 gene encoding tyrosinase-like protein 2, whose translation MLGNVYICLISIVIHYTTATIQSLYCPPTYNKCLSDRSSNSRPKDVPGEEIVSYCINKFLWENPPFDYKEDDEVLNFVRQMFVKSQLNKKKKKLLVRKEYRMLTKKEREDYHAAINRLKYDKSLKPNVYDCLANFHRSSSVKNAHFGKAFLPWHRLLLTIVETALGIAIPYWDPTLDNRLKNPSDSCLFTKKFVGSPNGKIGYPFNNWKHEGGGYVIRNVGGFGGELLTKKNFYDVLSRKRHSEITNSKSRRYYLEELHGKCHSFVGGNMAKLITAPHDPLFWSLHAFVDCWWEKFRQNQQKNGINPETDYPRTRKIGHRPYDLMDGFGKLTNQGFGISEKFTVSDKAHTFKRFRNIDGFSNRFTKDIYTCQPFPSCSKSKPSCGSPWLDCNKSKWVCVPKTNKADLDRLDATPSFLNTVQNPFEINGNADSNQWVYINCLIVFKRPRNVTFNSFPIYKGRTSKKNDIYSDRSKNLKKSFPKAYEKHINIGSGFEKVNVRVEGTNYDGRSVEYAIVDDRFGISEAMTYLPVRKPMTHKATQVLLTAFDTGGRLCRPYCRDRKDPKKFVPCTGCLKIDTNEPRMYSNSYAESVSKRWNLHDSNDISCPRSSNDGVYIKFFCNFLDLWPWEKV comes from the exons ATGCTTGGGAATGTTTACATATGCCTTATCAGCATTGTAATACATTATACAACAGCAACTATTCAATCATTATACTGTCCACCTACATATAATAAATGTCTAAGTGACAGAAGTAGCAATTCAAGACCAAAGGACGTACCAGGAGAAGAAATTGTCAGTTATTGCATTAATAAGTTTTTATGGGAAAATCCTCCATTTGACTATAAGGAAGATGATGAAGTATTGAATTTTGTGAGACAAATGTTTGTTAAATCCCAGTTaaataagaagaagaaaaaactgcTAGTTCGGAAAGAATATAGAATGCTGACAAAGAAGGAAAGAGAAGATTACCATGCAGCTATCAATAGACTAAAGTATGATAAG aGCCTGAAACCAAATGTGTATGATTGTCTTGCAAATTTCCACAGGAGTTCCTCTGTCAAAAACGCCCATTTTGGAAAAGCCTTTCTTCCGTGGCATCGTCTCTTATTAACCAT AGTTGAAACTGCTTTGGGAATTGCAATTCCATACTGGGATCCAACTCTTGACAACAGATTAAAAAATCCATCAGATTCATGTTTATTTACGAAAAAATTTGTAGGAAGTCCAAATGGAAAAATTGGCTATCCATTTAACAACTGGAAGCATGAGGGAGGAGGATATGTAATCCGCAATGTCGGGGGTTTTGGAGGTGAGTTACTAACAAAGAAAAATTTTTATGATGTTTTGTCCAGAAAACGTCACTCTGAGATCACAAACAGTAAAAGTAGACGCTATTACCTGGAGGAACTGCACGGTAAATGTCATTCTTTTGTCGGCGGTAATATGGCAAAACTGATAACTGCACCACATGATCCTTTGTTTTGGAGCTTGCATGCATTTGTTGATTGCTGGTGGGAAAAATTTAGACAAAATCAACAGAAAAATGGAATCAATCCAGAGACAGATTATCCTAGGACTAGAAAGATAGGACACCGACCTTATGATTTAATGGATGGTTTTGGAAAATTGACAAATCAAGGGTTTGGCATATCAGAAAAATTTACCGTATCCGATAAAGCACACACATTTAAGAGGTTTCGAAATATAGATGGATTTTCTAACCGTTTCACTAAGGACATATACACATGTCAGCCGTTCCCGTCTTGTAGTAAAAGTAAACCAAGCTGTGGGTCTCCCTGGCTTGATTGTAACAAATCAAAATGGGTTTGTGTTCCAAAAACAAATAAAGCCGATCTCGATAGATTAGATGCAACTCCAAGTTTTCTAAACACCGTGCAAAATCCATTCGAAATTAATGGAAATGCAGATTCTAACCAATGGGTTTATATAAATTGCTTAATAGTGTTTAAACGCCCACGAAATGTCACGTTTAATTCGTTTCCAATTTACAAGGGTAGAACATCAAAAAAGAATGATATATATTCTGATAGGAGCAAGaacttaaaaaaatcttttcctaAGGCATACGAAAAACACATAAACATTGGTTCGGGATTCGAAAAGGTGAATGTTCGTGTTGAAGGCACAAATTACGATGGCAGGTCAGTAGAGTATGCAATTGTAGACGATAGGTTTGGGATAAGTGAAGCAATGACTTATTTACCTGTAAGGAAACCAATGACCCATAAAGCGACACAGGTATTGTTAACAGCATTCGACACAGGTGGCAGGTTATGTCGACCCTATTGCAGAGACAGAAAAGATCCAAAAAAATTTGTACCGTGTACAGGCTGCTTAAAGATAGATACCAATGAACCTCGAATGTACAGTAATTCTTATGCTGAAAGTGTATCGAAAAGATGGAATTTGCATGATAGCAATGATATAAGCTGTCCTCGATCGAGCAATGACGGAGTGTATATCAAGTTCTTCTGTAATTTTCTAGACTTATGGCCATGGGAAAAAGTATGA
- the LOC139529180 gene encoding tyrosinase-like protein 1 yields MMILLVLTNQLIILISILSKYGCDANIYQMPLPANLISCLKNRTYGISPTEYPGEDVTTFCVQEHLWVDSKKIFPYEVTEDTSRWVLRLFEKGRREKEQILRIRKEYRMLTKNERNDYHRAVQLLKQDQSVLPNKYDAIVNFHRGDAIGSAHFGPAFPGWHRIFCLIFEEALREIIPTVTLPYWDSTLDSEMKNPEDSIIFSKLFIGNPDGLVTDGPYANWHHDKGGLLTRNVGAVGRPLDKKDLANILSRKYNHEILNPTAKELKYNLENHHGKGHSFVGGNMGRLRSAAEDPLFFSYHAFIDCIWEQFRIQQMLNGIDPSKDYPNTNDPLQHPYRLMDGFIHQNYTNIDGYSHHFTRDIYTCQEFPTCSPEYPDCGSFWLFCDQTKWVCISKSYKEHLNHLDSTPVVLNTVQNRFEINGRADMDAWVYLTVKVYVTRPPTVNFKSYAIRDGKASSTDVFSASHYQIMSDKIHPGNPKSYSRRRFNGSGMEKIFIQTDGLNYDGTSLEYAIIDERFAMAEAITYVPVKNPGYGVTKVLLTAFDSGGRLCRPFCKRPDTGEFEPCSGAVAIDSTSPLMFGNTYADNILSRYEFKQEFPYSQNGGIFIIYYCDFQEVWPWDMSWSKDSC; encoded by the exons ATGATG ATATTGTTAGTACTAACTAACCAGCTGATTATATTAATTTCCATCCTTTCAAAATATGGTTGCGACGCAAACATCTACCAAATGCCACTTCCGGCTAATTTGATCTCTTGTTTAAAGAATCGAACCTATGGTATCAGCCCAACCGAATATCCAGGTGAAGATGTGACTACGTTTTGCGTTCAGGAGCATCTATGGGTCGACTCAAAGAAAATATTCCCATATGAAGTGACGGAGGACACATCACGTTGGGTTTTAAGGTTGTTTGAAAAAGGTCGGAGGGAGAAAGAACAGATTTTGAGGATTAGAAAGGAATATAGAATGTTAACAAAAAACGAGCGAAATGATTATCATAGGGCTGTACAATTATTAAAACAAGACCAG AGTGTATTGCCAAATAAATACGATGCTATAGTTAATTTTCACCGTGGAGACGCCATTGGAAGTGCACATTTTGGTCCAGCGTTCCCCGGATGGcatagaattttttgtttgat ATTCGAGGAAGCATTAAGGGAAATCATACCTACTGTTACCCTTCCGTATTGGGATTCTACGTTAGACAGTGAAATGAAAAACCCAGAGGATTCtatcatattttcaaaattgtttattgGAAATCCCGATGGCTTAGTGACTGATGGGCCATATGCAAACTGGCATCACGATAAAGGCGGTCTTTTAACTCGCAATGTTGGAGCAGTTGGTCGACCATTGGATAAAAAAGACTTGGCAAATATATTGTCCAGAAAATATAATCATGAAATTTTAAATCCTACCGCCAAGGAACTAAAATATAACTTAGAAAACCATCATGGAAAAGGTCATAGCTTCGTTGGTGGTAACATGGGTCGTTTGAGATCTGCTGCAGAAGACCCTTTATTTTTCAGTTACCATGCATTTATTGACTGCATATGGGAACAATTTCGCATTCAACAAATGTTAAATGGTATCGACCCCTCAAAAGACTATCCAAACACCAATGACCCGTTACAGCATCCTTACAGGTTAATGGATGGATTTATACATCAGAATTATACAAACATAGATGGTTATAGCCATCACTTTACACGGGATATCTATACTTGTCAGGAATTTCCGACTTGTAGCCCGGAGTATCCAGACTGTGGATCATTTTGGTTATTCTGTGACCAGACAAAATGGGTCTGCATCTCCAAGAGCTACAAAGAACATCTTAACCATTTAGATTCTACCCCTGTAGTTCTTAATACAGTTCAAAACAGATTTGAGATAAACGGGAGGGCGGACATGGACGCTTGGGTGTATTTAACTGTTAAAGTATATGTAACGCGACCACCAACAGTTAACTTCAAATCCTATGCGATACGAGATGGCAAAGCGTCAAGCACTGATGTGTTCTCTGCGTCTCATTATCAAATAATGAGCGACAAAATACATCCGGGGAATCCTAAATCGTATTCAAGGCGTAGATTTAATGGCTCTGGgatggaaaagatatttattCAAACAGATGGTTTAAACTACGACGGAACTTCACTAGAATATGCCATTATAGATGAAAGATTTGCTATGGCAGAGGCAATAACATATGTTCCAGTGAAAAACCCCGGCTATGGCGTAACAAAAGTTCTTCTGACAGCATTTGATTCCGGTGGAAGATTGTGTAGACCGTTCTGTAAGCGTCCCGATACAGGGGAGTTCGAACCATGCTCCGGTGCTGTTGCCATTGATTCAACAAGTCCTCTGATGTTTGGGAACACATATGCTGATAACATCCTTAGTCGATATGAGTTTAAACAGGAATTCCCTTACTCACAAAATGGaggtatatttattatatactatTGCGACTTTCAAGAGGTTTGGCCATGGGATATGTCTTGGAGCAAAGATAGctgctaa
- the LOC139529196 gene encoding tyrosinase-like protein yields MLWFILISWLLFLNTETTLIQEDLPPAMIECLKTFDDRITTHQAAVHKFCWDFFNWENNSNYTNSIRPKIYEYVIRLLSPFFTMKPLGITKSIRKEYRLLTDREREDFHKAVRMLKQDTSVPPNKYDALADLHTFAVSPSAHKGPSFPGWHRIFLVLFEMAIKEMVPGVILPYWDSTLDSNMMIPEQSVMFSEHFAGNNMGYVTTGPYRDFIGPNTGPLHRNISGSGAAISAEYAANILSQTRTKDITYPTADDANCLEEAHNDVHDWIGGQMGEIDTSADDPLFYVHHAFIDYLWSLFRMSQKDKGINPEFDYPRTAYGEHHPLVDMKPFGYFRNIHGYSDYWTDHVYSYEYSPFCTPDQPTCKSKWLKCDTKNWRCISQHMPFQADIEKSIPNDFLIDGEQNLDLWCFVTVQIFFGTFADHLHPSYNEPDMLEFGHLNKKQLTHHECQQKDQNKIDIYVGSNGVSYSGQYLDFVVMDKKNPFATSRLNIAISNKNNSSSHISAHDSCGRLCSPLCLVIGSKLPKYKPCTGMLLHKNSSPDYCKKVTLDNTDVNYKSLPFIKFYCDKFGAILNEQNTNTLL; encoded by the exons ATGCTTTGGTTCATCCTTATATCGTGGCTTCTTTTTCTGAATACGGAAACGACATTGATACAAGAAGATCTTCCGCCGGCCATGATAGAATGTTTGAAAACTTTTGATGACCGAATAACTACACACCAAGCTGCAGTACACAAATTCTGTTGGGATTTTTTCAACTGGGAGAATAATTCCAACTACACAAATTCAATAAGACCTAAAATCTATGAATATGTCATCAGACTGTTGTCACCATTTTTTACCATGAAACCGCTGGGAATCACCAAAAGTATAAGAAAGGAATATCGACTGTTAACTGACAGAGAAAGAGAAGATTTTCATAAAGCTGTTCGGATGCTAAAACAAGATACT AGTGTTCCACCAAACAAATACGATGCATTAGCCGACCTTCATACCTTTGCAGTATCCCCTTCAGCTCACAAAGGACCTAGTTTTCCAGGCTGGCACAGGATATTCCTAGTGTT ATTTGAAATGGCTATAAAAGAAATGGTACCTGGAGTTATCCTGCCATATTGGGATTCAACGCTTGATAGTAATATGATGATTCCAGAACAATCAGTTATGTTTTCTGAACATTTTGCTGGAAATAATATGGGCTATGTTACCACTGGTCCATATCGAGATTTTATTGGACCAAACACTGGTCCACTTCACAGAAATATAAGCGGAAGTGGTGCTGCGATATCTGCCGAGTATGCAGCGAATATATTAAGTCAGACTCGAACAAAAGACATTACTTATCCAACGGCAGATGATGCTAATTGTTTAGAGGAAGCACACAACGATGTTCATGACTGGATTGGGGGACAAATGGGAGAGATTGATACATCTGCAGACGACCCGTTATTTTACGTTCACCACGCCTTTATTGACTATCTTTGGTCCCTTTTTAGGATGTCACAAAAAGATAAGGGGATAAACCCCGAGTTTGATTATCCTAGGACTGCGTACGGGGAACATCATCCATTAGTTGATATGAAACCATTTGGATATTTTAGAAACATACATGGCTACTCGGATTACTGGACCGATCATGTTTATAGTTACGAATATTCGCCTTTTTGCACTCCAGACCAGCCTACGTGCAAATCAAAATGGCTGAAATGCGACACGAAAAATTGGCGGTGCATTTCTCAACATATGCCTTTCCAAGCCGATATAGAAAAATCTATTCCAAACGATTTTCTTATTGACGGAGAACAAAACTTAGACTTGTGGTGTTTTGTGACTGTACAAATTTTCTTTGGTACTTTTGCTGACCATTTACACCCCTCTTATAATGAACCTGATATGCTAGAATTTGGACATCTTAATAAAAAACAACTAACACATCACGAGTGTCAACAGAAAGAtcagaataaaattgatatatatgTTGGATCTAACGGAGTATCATACAGTGGTCAATATTTAGACTTTGTTGttatggataaaaaaaatccgtttGCTACTTCGAGGCTTAACATAGCCATATCGAATAAAAATAATTCATCCTCTCATATATCTGCGCATGATTCTTGCGGACGACTTTGTTCCCCCTTGTGTCTGGTTATTGGGTCCAAGCTTCCAAAATATAAACCATGTACTGGAATGTTATTGCACAAGAATAGTTCGCCAGATTATTGCAAAAAAGTAACTCTGGATAACACAGATGTAAACTACAAGTCTTTaccatttataaaattttattgcgATAAATTTGGAGCCATTTTAAACGAGCAaaatacaaatactttattaTAA